One genomic segment of Streptomyces sp. RerS4 includes these proteins:
- a CDS encoding lysophospholipid acyltransferase family protein: protein MRMMFPTRVEGIENIPGTGPVILAGNHLTFIDSMILPLVCDRTVHFIGKDEYVTGKGLKGRLMAWFFTGSGMIPVDRDGANGGVAALMTGRRILEEGKIFGIYPEGTRSPDGRLYRGRTGIARLTLMTGAPVVPFAVIGTDKLQPGGAGMPRPGRVTVRFGEPMEFSRYEGMDRDRYVLRAVTDSVMAEVMRLSGQEYVDMYATKAKAA, encoded by the coding sequence ATGCGCATGATGTTCCCCACCCGGGTGGAGGGCATCGAGAACATTCCGGGCACCGGTCCGGTGATCCTGGCGGGCAACCACCTCACCTTCATCGACTCGATGATCCTGCCGCTCGTCTGTGACCGCACGGTCCACTTCATCGGCAAGGACGAGTACGTGACGGGCAAGGGCCTCAAGGGTCGCCTGATGGCGTGGTTCTTCACCGGATCGGGCATGATCCCGGTGGACCGCGACGGGGCCAACGGCGGAGTCGCCGCGCTGATGACGGGCCGCCGGATCCTGGAGGAGGGCAAGATCTTCGGGATCTACCCCGAGGGCACCCGCTCCCCCGACGGTCGCCTCTACCGGGGCCGTACCGGCATCGCCCGCCTCACCCTGATGACCGGCGCCCCGGTGGTCCCGTTCGCGGTGATCGGCACCGACAAGCTCCAGCCCGGCGGCGCCGGCATGCCGCGCCCGGGGCGGGTCACCGTCCGCTTCGGCGAGCCGATGGAGTTCTCCCGCTACGAGGGCATGGACCGCGACCGCTACGTGCTGCGGGCCGTCACCGACTCGGTGATGGCCGAGGTCATGCGACTGTCGGGCCAGGAGTACGTGGACATGTACGCCACCAAGGCCAAGGCGGCCTGA
- a CDS encoding polymer-forming cytoskeletal protein: MEITDLTPAERRVREAFPRGESVDFRESPEETSHDGASWGPERTVRAEVLRALLVGGSAEEGRVAGLKLYGAKIVGKLDLKYAVVDHPIRMRVCWFERKPMMYGAQLRAVVLGDSTLPGLTAATVRVEVVLRLSCCRINGPVRLAGAKITGGLFLQGADIRPGSLPDEVDEPPLQLNHAEIGTDIIAGDLTVHGQLRINGATVAGQINLDRARLINPGGIALHAETLTVGSDVRANELHAEGMVNLTGARVPGQLILSRAHLSNPGGVALRASSADIAEFWLRKCPTIDGVVNLRRSRLDLLWAEPSVWPPVVRMDGLTYRLLHPHLPAEERVPLPEREEDGYLPYAYEQLAAAYRTVGDEASARTVQLAKLRRHRRTQPRHSRAWGLLQDVTVGYGFRPLRAAGWLLALLVTGTVAYGLRPPREIKAGEAPDFNPVFYTIDLMLPIVGFGQENAFAPSGWYQWLSYLLIVTGWVLATTTAAGVSRSLSRQ; encoded by the coding sequence ATGGAGATCACCGACCTGACCCCCGCGGAACGCCGTGTCCGGGAGGCCTTCCCGCGCGGCGAGAGCGTCGACTTCCGCGAGAGCCCCGAGGAGACCTCCCACGACGGAGCCTCCTGGGGGCCCGAGCGCACCGTCCGCGCCGAAGTGCTGCGCGCCCTGCTCGTCGGCGGCTCAGCCGAGGAGGGCCGCGTCGCCGGCCTCAAGCTCTACGGTGCGAAGATCGTCGGCAAGCTCGACCTCAAGTACGCGGTCGTGGACCACCCGATCCGGATGCGGGTCTGCTGGTTCGAACGCAAACCCATGATGTACGGGGCCCAGCTGCGCGCCGTCGTCCTCGGGGACTCCACCCTGCCGGGCCTGACCGCCGCCACCGTCCGCGTCGAGGTCGTCCTGCGGCTCTCCTGCTGCCGGATCAACGGTCCCGTCCGGCTCGCCGGCGCGAAGATCACCGGCGGCCTCTTCCTCCAGGGGGCCGACATCCGGCCCGGCAGCCTCCCCGACGAGGTCGACGAGCCGCCGCTGCAGCTCAACCACGCCGAGATAGGCACGGACATCATCGCCGGGGACCTCACCGTCCACGGTCAGCTCCGCATCAACGGAGCCACCGTCGCCGGTCAGATCAACCTCGACCGCGCCCGGCTGATCAACCCCGGCGGCATCGCCCTGCACGCCGAGACCCTCACCGTCGGCAGCGACGTACGCGCCAACGAGCTGCACGCCGAAGGCATGGTCAACCTCACCGGCGCCCGCGTCCCCGGCCAGCTCATCCTGAGCCGGGCGCACCTGTCCAACCCGGGTGGCGTGGCGCTGCGCGCCAGCTCGGCCGACATCGCGGAGTTCTGGCTGCGCAAGTGCCCCACCATCGACGGCGTCGTGAACCTGCGTCGCAGCCGGCTCGACCTGCTGTGGGCCGAGCCGTCGGTCTGGCCGCCCGTGGTCCGCATGGACGGGCTCACCTACCGGCTGCTGCACCCGCACCTGCCCGCCGAGGAGCGGGTACCGCTGCCGGAACGCGAGGAGGACGGCTATCTGCCGTACGCCTACGAGCAGTTGGCCGCCGCCTACCGCACGGTGGGCGACGAGGCCTCCGCCCGTACCGTCCAGCTCGCCAAACTCCGCCGCCACCGGCGCACCCAGCCCCGGCACAGCCGGGCCTGGGGACTGCTCCAGGACGTCACCGTCGGGTACGGCTTCCGGCCGCTGCGGGCGGCGGGCTGGCTGCTGGCGCTGCTGGTGACGGGCACGGTCGCGTACGGACTGCGGCCGCCCCGCGAGATCAAGGCGGGGGAGGCCCCCGACTTCAACCCGGTCTTCTACACCATCGACCTGATGCTGCCGATCGTCGGCTTCGGGCAGGAGAACGCCTTCGCGCCGAGCGGCTGGTACCAGTGGCTGTCGTACCTGCTGATCGTGACCGGCTGGGTCCTCGCCACCACGACGGCGGCGGGGGTCAGCCGGTCACTGAGCCGCCAGTGA